In Paroedura picta isolate Pp20150507F chromosome 1, Ppicta_v3.0, whole genome shotgun sequence, the following are encoded in one genomic region:
- the DRC5 gene encoding dynein regulatory complex subunit 5: protein MQDPVAAEPSALPPPSHTVIINPAANSRRMRRIIAEDPEWSLAIVPQLTELCIQHIINNFEKNPLLNSLIPEHQKKVLEKLSTGLPLTVTANLVSDEGYWKRCCTERWTVCDVSRYGGSWKRMFFERHLENILKFYIPDTTSPSQVLDIIPLCNEYVRKLEIDQFLPPVKLDQKKEEEEEVSDTESEAGMDEPSMDHFDLSMLVPALCHLEELHLSYGVKDCGMNFEWNLFEFTFRDCWSLARALKKCPTLKVFKLTRSKLDDEKARILIKHLLDHPSLIELNLSHNLLADRAARAVGKLISCSKLVSLNLCDNRIRAQGGQAIAHALSKNAVLTSLNLRLNCIEDEGGQAICHALLVNDTLTTLHLGSNELSEPTATLFSQVLAQNTALAHINLSCNHIGLDGGKQLLEGMTDNKTVVEFDLRLAEVGQESEYLINQAIKTNQELARLKSLQRQTPTPGPTNLEEKYSELD, encoded by the exons ATGCAGGACCCAGTTGCTGCAGAACcaagtgcactccctcccccaagcCACACTGTCATCATAAACCCTGCAGCCAACAGCAGGCGAATGCGACGGATTATTGCAGAAGATCCTGAGTGGAGTCTGGCCATAGTCCCACAGCTCACAGAACTCTGCATCCAGCATATAATCAACAACTTTGAAA AAAATCCTCTTTTAAACAGCCTCATTCCTGAGCATCAAAAGAAGGTGCTGGAGAAGCTTTCCACAGGTCTGCCCCTCACAGTGACAGCCAACTTGGTTAGTGACGAAGGCTACTGGAAACGGTGCTGCACGGAGAGATGGACTGTCTGTGATGTGTCCCGTTATGGAGGGAGCTGGAAGCGGATGTTCTTTGAACGGCACCTGGAGAACATCCTGAAGTTTTATATTCCCGACACAACCAGCCCCAGCCAAGTCCTGGATATTATCCCACTCTGCAACGAGTATGTAAGGAAGCTAGAGATTGACCAGTTCCTCCCACCAGTGAAACTAGatcagaagaaggaagaagaagaagaagtctctGATACTGAAAGTGAGGCTGGAATGGATGAGCCTTCCATGGATCATTTTGATCTAAGCATGCTTGTCCCAGCACTCTGCCACCTAGAGGAGTTGCATCTGTCTTATGGTGTTAAAGACTGTGGCATGAATTTTGAGTGGAATTTATTTGAGTTCACCTTTCGGGATTGCTGGTCATTGGCCAGGGCTCTCAAGAAGTGTCCAACTCTAAAG GTCTTCAAGCTAACTCGAAGCAAACTGGATGATGAAAAAGCCCGGATATTGATAAAACATTTGTTAGATCACCCTTCACTGATAGAACTGAACTTATCCCACAACCTGCTTGCAGACCGGGCTGCCCGAGCCGTTGGCAAGCTGATCAGCTGCAGCAAGCTGGTATCCCTTAACTTGTGTGATAACAGGATccgggctcaaggaggccagGCTATTGCACATGCCCTGTCTAAGAATGCTGTTTTGACCTCCCTGAACTTGCGCCTGAACTGCATAGAGGATGAGGGAGGCCAAGCCATTTGCCATGCCTTGCTGGTTAACGACACCTTGACAACTCTTCACTTGGGCAGCAACGAGCTGTCGGAGCCCACAGCCACCCTTTTCTCTCAAGTCCTGGCTCAGAACACAGCTCTCGCTCACATCAACCTCTCCTGTAACCACATTGGCTTA GATGGAGGAAAACAGCTACTGGAAGGCATGACTGATAACAAGACTGTGGTGGAATTCGATCTGAGGTTGGCAGAGGTGGGTCAAGAGAGTGAGTACCTCATTAACCAAGCCATAAAGACCAACCAGGAACTAGCACGTCTGAAAAGCCTTCAGCGCCAAACACCCACACCTGGCCCAACCAATCTTGAAGAAAAATATTCAGAGCTAGACTAA